In Citrus sinensis cultivar Valencia sweet orange chromosome 3, DVS_A1.0, whole genome shotgun sequence, the sequence CTCAGATTTCTTAAAAGGGACAGAAAGTTTCTCCCCTTGCTAATCCAAAAGGCCCAATCCTCGTAACCATCTTTTGGTCCAAGTACCCGAAgcaattccaatttttatttttaaaaaaaagaacgaAAATATTTCCACTCCCGCGAAATCCAAGGACGGTAGACACAAATTTCCCGCCAAAAAGCCAAAACCAGATCTAAACACCTGAATAAACAAAATGAGGACCAGCCACAACATCCCTAACAAACCAGTTCTTCGATTTCCGaaagccaaaataataataataaaccgGCCACAGCCACCATGAAAGTCCGGTCAGTGAAGCTAAGAGAAGCGCACAAGTGCGGCAACGCCGCCTCGTTCTGCTCCATCTTGTGGGACCAGCAGGCCCACCACTTGGTCACGGCCTCATCTTCCGAAACCACAATATCCATCCACGATCCTCTTCTCCCTTCAAATTTGCCCAAGATTCTTCGTCACCACCGAGATGGCGTCACCGCCTTGGCCCTCAGCCCCAACTCCACCTGTCTCGCCTCCGGATCCATCGATCACTCTGTCAAGCTCTACAAGTTTCCCGGTATCATTTTCTGACTGCTTtactgattttatttaatttactcaCACACTTACCCTTCGATGGTTTATGTTGATCTAAGAATTGTTCGGTAGACTTCTGATGGattgtaatgtaattaaaaaaaaattatttaatttccgATAAAATTACTGAATAGTCGAACCTATAATGTCCAAATCTGTTTAGCTATACCCTAATTCTGTGCTTGAATTTATTCCCGCATAATCATCTTCCAGTGTGATTGttctttgattaatttaaattatttttctcaggTGGAGAATTTCAGACCAATATTACCAGATTTACTCTGCCAATTCGCGTCCTTGCGTTTAATAAGTCTGGAAGCATGTTGGCAGCTGCTGGGGATGATGAAGGAATTAAGCTTATTAATACAATTGATGGATCGATTGCGAGGGTACTCAAAGGACACAAAGGACCTGTTACTGGCTTAGCCTTTGACCCCAATAGTGAGTACTTGGCATCGATTGATTCAATAGGGACTGTCATATACTGGGAGCTCCAGTCTGGAAGAGAGTTACATAACCTTAAACGTGTTGCTCCTGACATTGGTTCAGATCTTTCCAGCATGAATGTACTTAGCTGGAGTCCTGATGGGGAGACCTTAGCTGTTCCAGGTTTGAAAAATGATGTGGTGATGTATGATAGAGACACAGCTGAAAAGTTGTTTTCACTGAGAGGAGATCACGTGCAGCCAATATGTTCCTTGTCTTGGTCACCTAATGGCAAATACATGGCCACTTCTAGTTTGGATCGGCAAGTTCTTATATGGGATGTTGGTAAGAAGCTGGACATTGATAGGCAGAAATTTGATGATAGAATATGTTGTATGGCGTGGAAGCCCATTGGCAATGCATTGGCTGTTATTGATGTGATGGGAAAATATGGTGTGTGGGAATCGGTTGTTCCTTCATCAATGAAATCTCCTACAGAAGATATTCCTAGTTCACGATCAAACTATAATGGGCTTCTACTGTTTGATGAGGAGGAGCAAGAGCCTAGTACATCTGGTAGTTTAAGTGATCTTGGAGAAGATAGTCATGGTGAATCAGAAATGCCTAGCAGAAAGAGATTAAGGAAACAGACTGTATTTGACGAAGATCTGGATGAGGAAGTTAACGACGAGTTGAACTTGTTTCCAAAAACTGAATCCAGGAAGAAGGCACATTCTACCCACAAGGAATACTCTGATAAGGGAAATGGATCAAGAAGCATGAGGACATCTACCAGGAAAAATATGCAGGAGGCTTTTCAGCCAGGAGCGACTCCTGTCCAGCCCGGAAAGAGGCGCTTCTTGTGCTACAATATGCTTGGAACTATAACTACTATGGAACATGATGGATATTCCCATATAGAGGTAATTGAGctgtttttaatcattagtttTCTCATTATTGTTTTCGTTTACCTTCTTGCTCTTTTTGTGGATTATTTCTCTAAGATAGATCATTACTTTGGATGGAAACCTGGGTCCATGcttataatttatgtattttggATCCAGATAGATTTTCATGATACTGGGAGAGGAGCTCGAGTCCCGTCGATGACTGATTATTTTGGATTCACTATGgcttcattaaatgaaaatggaagTGTTTTTGCAAATCCGTGCAAGGGTGAGAAGAACATGAGTACTCTCATGTATCGCCCATTTAGCAGCTGGGCGAATAACAGTGAGGTAAAATATTTGCATTTCCAATTGATTTGCTTTCATGGTTTAATTTTACCTGGTAATTTAGATATGGACATATTTGTCTCCAGGAAACTTATTTACATGCTGACTTTGATGCATATTGCAAACACAGTGGTCTATGCGGTTTGAAGGAGAAGAAGTGAAGGCTGTGGCACTTGGTACAGCTTGGGTGGCTGCAGTTACAAGTCTTAATTTTCTGCGCATCTTCACTGAGGGTGGTTTGCAGGTTTGCAGAATAAACATCACATAAAGTTTGTATAATATACTGAGTGACTTTTCAAGATATATGTTCATGACCTTCCACTTGTACCTTCAAAATTTCTGCTTCTGTCTCATGCCAAAGTATGTTTCAAAACTTCTGCTAATGTTTTAGAATTTCATGTATGTCAATAGTTGATGGGAAAACTTGAaagtaaagaagaagaaaaactttATTCCTGTGACATGGGCTTTTTGTTCATAAATTTTTCCATAACTATTTATAATATCTGTATTCCTTGTTGATAATCAATCCTGATGGCAAATTCTACagataaataattagtttgtAAACTTCAACATTTAGCACCTGAAGATTTCAGGCAAAAACCaagtagaaataaaaaaatgagttgCTTGCAGCTGATAATGATATATCACCACTTGTTTGTTCCTGAAGCATAAAAATTCCCTTACACATTCACCCGTGATTCTGATGTTAAAGAAGCAAGTCGAGTACAAGCAACacttaaatttcataatctgtATTGTTGACTTGCTGATGgataaataatttgttataattCCGTTCTGTCACAGCCCGATCTTTAAATCTTCAGGTTATGTATGATTTAGTGGGCTATATGTGTGTTTATCTGTATTACTAAACTCCCATCATTGCAGAGGCATGTTCTATCCCTTGACGGGCCAGTAGTGACCACATCAGGCTTCCAAGACCAACTTGCAGTTGTCACTCATGTTTCTGATTGTGATCAGGTATCATTTTGATTGGTTTATGATTTTGCTTGTTATCTTATGGCTAACTCACTTTGGCAGCTATTCAGTCACATGTAAAGTAACATCATTAAATTGAAAGCTATTTGCTGCTAAAatctttccaaataaaataaatcagtAAACTCTCTGCTTTCTGCAAAATTGTTGCCTGGAAGAATGCAGTTCCGTTggttattgattttgatttctttctttcacaattttttctttttgctaaAATGTAATAAGCTAAATTTCCTGTTTGCTgcaatgaaataaactaacttttgcatttttccttttaaaacaaGCAGATGCTAGAGTTTAGAGTATTCAACATAGCTAAGGGGACTGAGCCCTTGAAAGGACGGCTTCCATTAACTCCTGGTTCACAACTAACATGGTTTGGGTTTAGTGAAGAAGGTCAATTGAGTTCATATGATTCTAAGGTATGATTTGCTCTATTCTCCTTAAAAGATGCCACCCTAAAtatttcatcatcaaattgGATCTATAATTTGGTGGGCAAATCTGTAGGGCATTTTGAGGGTTTATACAAATCTATATGGAGGCAGCTGGCTCCCAATTTTCAGGTTCAAGATCTTTTCCATCTAAAATTGTAGATTGTttctacaaattttttatgtttgattttctataatttttataaattttgtgcTTTGTATATAACAAAGTTCTATCATGCAGTGCTAGCAAAGACAAAAAGTCAGATGAAAACTACTGGATTGTTGGGTTGAACGCAAGCAAGTTGTTTTGCATTGTCTGTAAAAACCCTGACTTATTCCCGCAGGTAGAATAGCCTAATGCCTCCATGCTTTCTACTTTCCACAGCATcagatatttttataactgTTTGTCCCCTTTCAGGTGATGCCCAAACCAGTCCTCACTCTACTAGATCTTTCATTTCCCCTAGCATCTTCTGACCTGGGAGCAGAAACCCTTGAAAATGAGTTTATGATGAACAACTTTCATCTTTCACAGGTTTATTTCTCCCATCCAATCCTTTATGCTTACCATACCACTGTTGTGCTTTTCAATTGTACGTGTCAACATGTTTGTTGTATTTGAGAAATAAGTGCctgcattattttttataattggtTTGCTTTTGCTCTTCATCACCCTTTTGGAAGGTTTAGAATTTTCCTGCAGCTGTGGTTCAGTTGCTcagaaatttaaatgtttgtcCCTGCAGATTCCAAAAAGAATGGAAGAAGTGACAGATGCAGGTTTGGACACTAGTTCACTTGATGACGAGGCTTTCAATTTAGAAGCAGCTCAAGATAGATGCATCTTGAGGCTCATTGCATCTTGCTGTAATGGTAAGTTTCtacaattaattcataaatgTTTATAATGGAAATGCAATCTAGTTTCCTGTCCTGTTCCCCTTCATATAACCTAAATTCTGaacagaaaaaattatttcttaagTGGGTGgtcatattttttttgtcatggTTATTTTCAGGTGACAAGCTTGTGAGGGCTACCGAACTTGTGAAACTTCTATCACTGGACAAATCAATGCAGGGAGCAATAAAGCTTGTTACAAAACTGAAGCTACCTAATTTGGCAGAAAGGTTTAACAGCATACTGGAGGTAACCGATCCTCAACATTCAAACAAGTTTAATCGGTTCTTAACCTGTAGTACGTCTTGAATTGTTTTGTCAATTTGAAGTATGGTTTGCTTACTCTCTGCTATTAAATAACAGGAAAGGTTGCTCAGCGAAACCAAGGAGACTCCAAATACTACCCTTCTGATCTCGAACAATAATGTGACGGCCAGAGGGGATGTTGATGTCAGCAAGGCCTCGACTTCAACTGAAAGAAGTGAAATGGTGGAACCTATTGTTCCGTCTGTAAAATTCTCTCTCCCGATATTCAAAAAGAAAGTCAAATCGCCAGAGGAAATTAAACTTGGTAACGAACCAACAATTCAAAACCAGAAGGCAAAAGTGGATAATAACAGGGAGGTAAAGGGTATAGAGGACAACAATGCAGGAGCTGTGACTAAGGTAGAGAAAACCAAGATACAATCACAACATCCACCTAATgtatttttcaagtcatcaaACAATCAGGAGAATACGAACAAGGCTGGTGAAGTGAATCAGTCGCAACCTCAGCGCCCATCCCCATCTAATCCGTTTTTCAAGTCATCAATCAAATGATGTCTTCTGGGTTGTAAAAGAACAAGAGGGAAAGTTTAATGAAAGTGCATCTTTACTCTAAGAAGCACCCTAGAAAGAATccacacctttttttttttttatcaatggCATCAACATTCGTAGAACAGATAGGATTTGGTTTACAAATGACGTAGTGCTAGAACAAGCTATGGTGGAATAGGTTTatgtaaattatatattttaagtttgaaTCTTCGGAAAGATaggatataaaataataataataataataataataataataataataacatagaTTTTGCTcactcttattttattttttgagtttCATTTGCTCCTTAGGCACTAACAATTCTCAGTGTTTGGAATATGGTTAGATTATGTATTGCACTGTTTTAaggaataatttaatatacatACACGTGACATGTCATTTGTGCCTTTATCTATTGctattactaatataaataaatgtatacATGAACACAATGGAACAATGGTGGTGCCTTTTCCTATCCTTACCAAGACAAAAAACAGCAATAGGCAAGATTTGGGGAAATTTACGCGTGTagctattttttataaaatcatttttaaaattaattatgttacaAAATTTCTTACCATATTAgttatgtatatttattttgaaccaaattatccttaaaacaaacaaaacaaatctaAATCTAGAAGTACAACATTGCCCACACCACTCCTCTCTTTTTTCACGGTTTTGCTAGCTTCGACGGCAACTTTCTTTGACAACGGCGGCTTCCGTCAACATCAAGCTTGTTTCATTTGACCCTTCAAcctaattttgttaaaattaggTTGTGTCACGTATAACATATTAAGTATTCGTTAAAATGTCTAAGAagattatttcaattattttgtttagtgtgccaaaaagaaatcaaagcatGCCAATCGGCCGTTAAGCTCTACTCACATGGGCATTTGGGCTCCATTGTTGCCATTTTAGGGGCAATGGAAACTACCACCGCCCACAGGCAACGCTAACAGTAGCTCCATTGCCTGCAAGCAGCCAACGCAAGCTATGAAAGTGCAACAAATCAAGCTCttttgaagggtaatttggttcAAAATGAATATAAGTGACTActataataagaaattatgtAACATGATtagtttcaataataaatttataaaattggttaGATAAGTGATCAAGAAAAATTCAACTGGCACTAAATCCTTATCCTTCGGTAAAAATACtctaatgaaatgaaaatctCGCTACTATCATACGAAAGTCAAAACCAAAATtgagatattaaaaatttttaaattctgatCAATTGGAACCCGCCTCGCACGAAAACACGGCTTGGAAAATTGAAACGACAACAGCAAAAAGATTGTCGGAAAGACAAAAAAGTCCAAAACCAAAATAGACACCCACTGGGTCCACTTCCCCATACAAGGGCATTTATGTACCTTCACCCCTAACAATCCTCCCCACTCAAAGCCACCAACCCCTCACCTCACCTGACGACCAAACAGTCAAAATATCGAAGCCAAAGAatttctgttatttttttttctcaaacgaAAAAAATGGCGCAAGTCTCCCCTTTCCTTCACCTCAATCACGACATAGACGACGAAACCCAAACACTTGATTCTCGTCCTTTCTGGTTCCTCCCAGTCTCTGACCTCTACACCTCCGATCCCGATTTGCCCACGCCGGAGGACGTTCACCGCCAAGCCGATGCTTATTTTTATCCGGTATCGGACTCCGATTCGCCGACAGGCCGACACAGCCCGGATCTCTTCGACCACCGGGAGAACCAGGTCAATTTCGTCCTGGATCTGATCCAACAACGCGTCGAGCAGTCTCAGGTACTTAACGTTATAGATACTGATTCTGCTTTGGTCTCGGAGTCGGATCCTTTAAACGACTCCGGTTTTGGCGTTGTTGAAGGGAATTGCGAAATCGGTCATCTGGACCTGGATTTCGGTGAAGGGTTAGGGTTTTTTTCTCTAAACACCCGTGAAAATACTAACAACAATGccaatcataatcataataataataatgcagaTAACAGTCGTTATAACAATGCTCGCAACGTCCGTGATAGCATCGATAATCATTGTGGGTTTGTTGTTGAGGGTATTGATAATGATGACGTCGATGATTTCTTCGTTGAGAGGAGGGTCTCTAACGAGGTGGGGCCCACAGGTCTTCGGGTTATTGGGTTTGGGTcagattctgattctgatgttgagaatgaaaatgtaaatgaaattGCATTAGGGGGATTGAGTATTCACTCGGGTGATGAGTATGTCCATGAGGATGATCATGATGATGTGGCGGGCACCCCTCTTCGTTGGGATTCTCTTCAGCTGGAGGATAATAGAGAAACCAATGAGGATTTTGAGTGGGAGGAAGTTGATGATCGTGTTGACGAGAGGGACGTTTTAAGTATGTTTGTTGATGAGAATGATGATGGGAATTCCATTTCTCTTTCCGTTTCACCAATAATTGCTCCGGAGGATGTTGTGAGCGTGGAAAGAGTTGGAGGGTTGGGGAATGTGGAGTGGGAAGTTTTATTCAATGCTAATAATTTGGAGACAAACCCTGAGGTCGATCATAACGATGATGAACCTTATTTTGGCGATcatgatgattttattcataCTGCAGAGTATGAGATGTTATTTGGTCAATTTGCAGAGAATGAGATGGCGTGGATGGGCCAGCCTCCAGCGTCTAGATCTGTTGTTGAAAATCTTACTGTGGTGGTTTTGACTCAAGAGGATGTGGACGGTAATAATGCAATCTGTGCAGTCTGTAAGGATGAGTTTGGCGTTGGGGAGAAAGCAAAGCGGTTGCCATGCTCTCATCGGTATCATGGAGAGTGCATTGTTCCATGGCTGAGAATCAGGAATACATGTCCAGTTTGTCGATATGAGATGCCTACTGATGATATTGATTATgagaggaggaggaggacTGAAAGAACAGGTCGTGTCCTGTGATGGTAAATTATGGTCACAAATGATTTTGAAGGTCATTTCTTTTGCCCTAGGTTGTTAAAATTGAAGATATTGCTGTTGTGAAGAGTTTATCTCTTTACATGAAGGTTATGAGacattttttggtaattaaatATGTGATTTGGTGAGTGTATGAGAGTTTCGGTGACCGCATTGTACTCTTGTGATCTTTTTGAATCTAAATATGTTTCAGTGTATATACTGTGTGccttttctccttttcttgtGCACTAACAGTATCTGGAGCAACTGTAATATGTAATACATGCAGTATTTAAAGCATAGCTCCTTTTAGCTAGTCTTTTCTTGTATTCTATGTGCTACTTGTATTCTTTCTACTTAATATCTTGTATTCTTTGTACTTAATATTGTTGAAGTGGCTATATTGGGTATGGGGCTTATTGTTCTTGTTGGCAGGTTTAAGTTAAATACACGGTCCAACACATTTTGTCGAAGTTCAGTGTCAAATGTTATCAGTAACTCCTCTCTATAGTTCACTGTTGGTTTGTTGGAGGCGTCGATCTCTTCATCTACAAATCAGTCTCTTGTTCTTGGTGCATGCTTAATACTGATTTCTTACTTCTCACATTATGTACAATGCACAACAGTCATATGAATACAGCTATATGATTATGTTTTCAATAAGATTGTTTGAGGTGAAGATagtctttattttattttggaattaaGATAGCTTCTcgttttgctttattttatttatttatttggttgaggCCGTTTCCTCTATGCGTGCTTGTCTTAAACTTTtagcttttgaaaaattgtgtGTGTTTGTTCATCTTAGGATTTCAAGGATGTTATAATGTGGGCAAGTGTTAAGTATTTCCATCATAATCTGTCcttgatattttgtttttaaagatGAAGAGGTTTTCTTGACTACAAGAGAATAAAGGTTCTATggcatttgtttcttcaggAAACTTCTATGCAGTCCAGTATCTCCCTCTAACTCCAAAGAGCAAAATCGACTCAAGAAAGGAGTGGGagcaaaatgaaacaaaagtttttcTAATGATTTAATGGCTGTCAATAGTCTTGCTTCAATACCCATTCTTATTCTGGTATAATCTTATTCTTGACTAACAAGTTATCACTTGGAGCTCATCACTTACCCCTTAGTTGCGGTAAGCCGTCTGAAATGAGAGAGGCCATTAGAGAGGTTTCCTTCAATAACCTCTTTGATCTTGGCTGCAGGCTGTGGCCGTGTCTTATTAGATTTACCACTTTGGTTTGCTTTTTTCAAAAAGCACTTTTGTGCAAGTCCTTTTTTTCATccattaatgattttttttttttttttctgcaaaCTCATTGAAAAGGAAAGACGTATCTGATCCCTTTGAAATTCTTAAGAGCAGCCGAAAGAGCAATGCAATAAGTGTTATTTGTTAAAAGccaaatatattcttttatacTGTCATTCATTAATAACTCTAGGCTATGGaatattagaaattagaaaTACGTCCAATTTCATGTCACAGCCACCTTTTTGACaccaaattttacaaattctatgttttgatttaaattgaaaagaatatATTCTGTGTGTGcgtgagtgagagagagagagagagagagggagctCATTCATTTTGCAACTTTGATACTAGGAACTTAAGAGTGAATGTTTGATGAAGATTAAATCAATCCATTTCACACCAGCATAATTTGTCACACAATGGCTTATTGAGAAGTTATAACCgtgattaatttcataaatgagGCAATTGACCGTATTTTAGAAGTGTTTTAGGTTACAGATTCAAGTGATGATGCAATTGAATTACTAAACTAATCTATATGATTTAAAGAACGAGGACAAAACCTAACTCAAGGGGGTCTTAAATGACTATTGTCTGTGGGAAATCTGTTTCCCTCTGTTGATTCATCATAGTCTGTTCCATTGCAAGTCTCACCATTCTCATTTTGTGATTCTGTAATGAGAATTATATACATTAACAATCATGGCAAAACGCAAAATATTGTTGTTAAAATGTGACATGAGCCATGATTCTTTGCTTGAAGTTGTGAACTGCCTAAGACGTcttagcttaatttttaaacaagttttttgttttagtgtTGTAATTACGTTATCCTTTTGATCTTACCACGTTTAGCATTAGAATGTCGAATCTTTATTCGACTGTTTTTACTGCGTTTATAAGTGCATTGCTCTgtcaaaaatgcatatttactGCTGCCATCTAATTAAAGTGCATTCTACGGAATGCAAAAGTTAGATTTGCACTACAACTTTAATTATCTCTTTAACTAGTTTAATGCTAGACATTTGTCTTTAACAACTCTAACTCATGCATATTATTCGCTCACGCAATGGAGTAAAATTTTGTCACGTATACATAGTATTCGAAGACTGATTACACTTCATGCGATACACGgaagaatttttcaaataaaagtaatatcTTTCTTATGCGTTAATTTATTGGCATGATATTGGTTTGTTAAAAGCAGTAATGTATGTCGCTGTCGTCTCTGTATTAATTGGTTTAAGTATGCCATGAGAGTTGCTGCTAGCCAGCATTGCATTGAAAATGTCTTTAAATTCATGATGTATTGATGCCCAacaaatgtataaataaattagaagagCATCAAATAAATACTTAGCATGATAAGAAACTCTTTGAAACTTCTTATCAACTCATTGCGCTCCTCTCTTGATGCTGTCTCTTTCCCTCTTGTTCTCTATTTCATCAAGTGATCAAGTGAATATTCAAGCCATGGGGACATACGAAATCAAGGATCCGAATCTTGTGCCTCTCTGTCACGCCCACAAAACTCATGCCTTTTCAACTCACTTTTCAAATTTGCAGCACATGGAATTGGCAAGTAATTGCACTGTAACCCAAGCAAATCCTGCACAAAATCCAGAATGGAGCTCAAATTTCTCCGGCAGATTCTTATCCAACTCTCAGTTTCATGTTCCAGTTCATATATTCTCACCAAATACATCGGTATCTCCCAGAAGTGGCTCTGCTTTAGATGAGGCAAGAGAGACTCCGGCGAGCATTATCAATGAGAAGAGGCTCAAAAGAGTGATATCCAACAGGGAATCTGCTCGAAGATCGCGGATGCGTAAGAAGAAGCTAATTGAAGAGCTTCAGGCCCAGGTTAACCATGTACAAACTGTGAATCATCAGCTATCAGAAAAGCTCATCAGCTTGTTAGAAAGCAACCACCAGATCGTCCAAGAGAATTCCCAACTCAAGGAAAAAGTTTCATCCCTTCAATTGGTTATTTCCGATCTGTTAGCACCTCTGAGAGGTTTGGAAGAAGTTAATGGCAATATGAATCGCCCGAGAGCTGAAGCTTCAAGTCTATCCATCCATCAGTAGAGCTCTGTGGTAGAAAAACTGGCCAGAAATAGATCACACGGGTATATATAGAGAGcaaactagaaaataaaaagcctTGTTTAACAGATTACAGAGTTTATTAAGCTCAGGTGTTCTGTAAATATAACAACTTATAAAGATTATAGCCATCTTGTGAATATTAATACACCTATTATTAACTCTGCTTGCATTCACCTCATCTCGCTGcatatttatcttaaattttgcAGTCAATTAGTTTGCAGGTTGGTGCAACAAATGGGTTCTGGTAGCCGAGCTAGTGGTTGTGGTTCATAATATGGAAGCTGCTAAAAGAAGCAAAGACGGATtatgaaaatgccaagattacTAAACTTAGTTAACTTTAATGTTTAAGAAGATGCTCGGTTTACTTGATTCGCAAATGTCGATGCTTACTATAAATGCATAGACAATGGAAGTACTGTTGAGTAGTAATAAGTACTAGCTAGACATCTCTCCATTTCCTACCCGGGGACAAATCTCCCCGGTTGAATGCTACGAGCAAATTCCTGGTAGTATATCCTTTGTGGAGTATGTGCCGACCAGAAACGAATACCGACCAAAAATTTCTACCGACCAGGTACTTGTCACCCAGAGAGAAGGCACGATCTCACAACCACGCGACAGTTTCGCCATGCCCCAAACCGCTGGGGAGAACACGATGCCCCACGTTCACCCACGTTCGGTCGTTGAAGGCCCATTAACGCCCTTGATCACCTGAGTATAACGGGCATGGAAAATACTCTGAGAAAGTGGGATGATCACCTATAAAAGCTGAGAAATCGATGGAAAGAGGGGTACACAAAATGGGTGGAAGTGGAAGCTCTAAGCCAAATCACGGAAAAGAAAACGACCGGTTTTGTCTAGAAGAACATCATTTGCAGATACGAAATCCCCTATGCAATCATAACGGACAACGGGAGACAATTTGACAGCCACAATTTCAGAGAGTTTTGCCAAAACTTAGGCGTAGAGTTGAAGTTTTGTTCTCCAGCACATCTCCAGGCAAATAGACAGGTAGAGGCAACTAATAAGGTCATAAAGAATCTCCTGAAAACCAGGTtgggagagaaaaaaagaggTTGGGTTGATGAACTACCAGGAGTGTTATGGGTCTACCGGACAACCCACAAAATCGCCACTGAAGAAATCTTGTTTG encodes:
- the LOC102620010 gene encoding basic leucine zipper 43; this encodes MLSLSLLFSISSSDQVNIQAMGTYEIKDPNLVPLCHAHKTHAFSTHFSNLQHMELASNCTVTQANPAQNPEWSSNFSGRFLSNSQFHVPVHIFSPNTSVSPRSGSALDEARETPASIINEKRLKRVISNRESARRSRMRKKKLIEELQAQVNHVQTVNHQLSEKLISLLESNHQIVQENSQLKEKVSSLQLVISDLLAPLRGLEEVNGNMNRPRAEASSLSIHQ
- the LOC102606793 gene encoding protein ENHANCER OF LHP1 1, producing MKVRSVKLREAHKCGNAASFCSILWDQQAHHLVTASSSETTISIHDPLLPSNLPKILRHHRDGVTALALSPNSTCLASGSIDHSVKLYKFPGGEFQTNITRFTLPIRVLAFNKSGSMLAAAGDDEGIKLINTIDGSIARVLKGHKGPVTGLAFDPNSEYLASIDSIGTVIYWELQSGRELHNLKRVAPDIGSDLSSMNVLSWSPDGETLAVPGLKNDVVMYDRDTAEKLFSLRGDHVQPICSLSWSPNGKYMATSSLDRQVLIWDVGKKLDIDRQKFDDRICCMAWKPIGNALAVIDVMGKYGVWESVVPSSMKSPTEDIPSSRSNYNGLLLFDEEEQEPSTSGSLSDLGEDSHGESEMPSRKRLRKQTVFDEDLDEEVNDELNLFPKTESRKKAHSTHKEYSDKGNGSRSMRTSTRKNMQEAFQPGATPVQPGKRRFLCYNMLGTITTMEHDGYSHIEIDFHDTGRGARVPSMTDYFGFTMASLNENGSVFANPCKGEKNMSTLMYRPFSSWANNSEWSMRFEGEEVKAVALGTAWVAAVTSLNFLRIFTEGGLQRHVLSLDGPVVTTSGFQDQLAVVTHVSDCDQMLEFRVFNIAKGTEPLKGRLPLTPGSQLTWFGFSEEGQLSSYDSKGILRVYTNLYGGSWLPIFSASKDKKSDENYWIVGLNASKLFCIVCKNPDLFPQVMPKPVLTLLDLSFPLASSDLGAETLENEFMMNNFHLSQIPKRMEEVTDAGLDTSSLDDEAFNLEAAQDRCILRLIASCCNGDKLVRATELVKLLSLDKSMQGAIKLVTKLKLPNLAERFNSILEERLLSETKETPNTTLLISNNNVTARGDVDVSKASTSTERSEMVEPIVPSVKFSLPIFKKKVKSPEEIKLGNEPTIQNQKAKVDNNREVKGIEDNNAGAVTKVEKTKIQSQHPPNVFFKSSNNQENTNKAGEVNQSQPQRPSPSNPFFKSSIK
- the LOC102607084 gene encoding uncharacterized protein LOC102607084, with amino-acid sequence MAQVSPFLHLNHDIDDETQTLDSRPFWFLPVSDLYTSDPDLPTPEDVHRQADAYFYPVSDSDSPTGRHSPDLFDHRENQVNFVLDLIQQRVEQSQVLNVIDTDSALVSESDPLNDSGFGVVEGNCEIGHLDLDFGEGLGFFSLNTRENTNNNANHNHNNNNADNSRYNNARNVRDSIDNHCGFVVEGIDNDDVDDFFVERRVSNEVGPTGLRVIGFGSDSDSDVENENVNEIALGGLSIHSGDEYVHEDDHDDVAGTPLRWDSLQLEDNRETNEDFEWEEVDDRVDERDVLSMFVDENDDGNSISLSVSPIIAPEDVVSVERVGGLGNVEWEVLFNANNLETNPEVDHNDDEPYFGDHDDFIHTAEYEMLFGQFAENEMAWMGQPPASRSVVENLTVVVLTQEDVDGNNAICAVCKDEFGVGEKAKRLPCSHRYHGECIVPWLRIRNTCPVCRYEMPTDDIDYERRRRTERTGRVL